One window from the genome of Enterobacter asburiae encodes:
- the uxaC gene encoding glucuronate isomerase, whose product MTPFMTEDFLLDTEFARRLYHDYAKDQPIFDYHCHLPPQQVAENYRFKNLYDIWLKGDHYKWRAMRTNGVAERLCTGDATDREKFDAWAATVPHTIGNPLYHWTHLELRRPFGITGKLLSPTTADEIWDRCNALLAQDNFSARGIMKQMNVKMVGTTDDPIDSLEHHAVVAKDTSFDIKVLPSWRPDKAFNIEQATFTDYMAKLAEVSDTDIRRFADLQTALTKRLDHFAAHGCKVSDHALDVVLFAESNEAELDSILARRLSGEGLSEHEVAQFKTAVLVFLGAEYARRGWVQQYHIGALRNNNQRQFKLIGADVGFDSINDRPLAEELSKLLSKQNEQNLLPKTILYCLNPRDNEVLGTMVGNFQGEGMPGKMQFGSGWWFNDQKDGMERQMTQLAQLGLLSRFVGMLTDSRSFLSYTRHEYFRRILCQMIGRWVHAGEAPADIELLGEMVKNICFNNARDYFAIELN is encoded by the coding sequence ATGACGCCGTTTATGACCGAAGATTTTCTGTTAGATACCGAATTTGCTCGCCGCCTGTACCACGACTACGCAAAAGACCAGCCGATTTTCGACTACCACTGCCATTTACCGCCGCAGCAGGTTGCCGAAAATTACCGTTTCAAAAACCTGTATGACATCTGGCTGAAGGGTGACCACTACAAATGGCGCGCCATGCGCACCAACGGCGTCGCCGAGCGCCTGTGTACCGGCGATGCGACCGACCGCGAGAAGTTTGACGCCTGGGCGGCGACCGTTCCGCACACCATCGGCAACCCGCTCTACCACTGGACGCATCTTGAGCTCCGCCGTCCGTTTGGCATCACCGGCAAACTGCTCTCCCCAACGACCGCGGATGAAATCTGGGATCGCTGCAACGCGCTGCTGGCGCAGGATAACTTCTCCGCGCGCGGCATCATGAAGCAGATGAACGTGAAGATGGTGGGCACCACCGACGATCCGATTGACTCCCTGGAACATCATGCCGTTGTCGCCAAAGACACCTCTTTTGATATCAAAGTGCTGCCAAGCTGGCGCCCGGACAAAGCCTTCAACATTGAGCAGGCCACCTTCACCGATTACATGGCGAAGCTGGCGGAAGTGTCGGATACCGACATCCGTCGTTTCGCTGACCTGCAAACCGCGCTGACCAAACGTCTGGATCACTTCGCGGCGCACGGCTGTAAAGTGTCTGACCACGCGCTGGACGTGGTGCTGTTTGCGGAATCAAATGAAGCCGAGCTGGACAGCATCCTGGCGCGTCGTCTCTCCGGCGAAGGCCTGAGCGAGCACGAAGTGGCGCAGTTTAAAACGGCGGTGCTGGTATTCCTCGGCGCGGAATACGCGCGTCGCGGCTGGGTACAGCAGTACCATATCGGCGCGCTGCGCAATAACAACCAGCGCCAGTTCAAACTGATCGGTGCTGACGTGGGCTTTGACTCCATCAACGACCGTCCGCTGGCGGAAGAGCTGTCCAAACTGCTGAGCAAACAGAACGAACAAAACCTTCTGCCAAAAACCATCCTGTACTGCCTGAACCCGCGCGATAACGAAGTGCTGGGTACCATGGTCGGCAATTTCCAGGGCGAAGGGATGCCGGGCAAGATGCAGTTCGGTTCCGGCTGGTGGTTCAACGATCAGAAGGACGGCATGGAGCGTCAGATGACGCAGCTGGCGCAGCTGGGCCTGCTGAGCCGCTTTGTCGGCATGCTGACCGATAGCCGCAGCTTCTTGTCCTATACGCGCCATGAATACTTCCGCCGCATTCTGTGCCAGATGATTGGCCGCTGGGTGCACGCGGGCGAAGCGCCAGCGGATATCGAGCTGCTGGGCGAAATGGTGAAAAACATCTGCTTTAACAATGCGCGTGACTACTTCGCCATTGAACTGAACTAA
- a CDS encoding YqjK-like family protein → MSGKAERQKRKAYLLSQIQQQRLDLSASRRDWIDATRRFDRGWNTVLSLRSWALVGSSVMAIWSVRHPNMLIRWARRGFGAWSAWRLVKATIRQQQLR, encoded by the coding sequence GTGAGCGGTAAAGCCGAACGTCAAAAGCGAAAAGCGTACCTGTTAAGCCAGATCCAGCAGCAACGGCTGGATCTGTCTGCCAGTCGTCGCGACTGGATTGACGCGACGCGACGGTTTGACCGGGGCTGGAATACCGTCCTGAGCCTGCGTTCCTGGGCACTGGTCGGCAGCAGCGTGATGGCTATCTGGTCCGTTCGCCATCCGAACATGCTGATCCGCTGGGCGCGTCGTGGATTTGGTGCCTGGAGCGCCTGGCGTCTGGTGAAAGCGACGATCCGTCAGCAGCAATTACGGTGA
- a CDS encoding DUF1090 domain-containing protein: protein MKFRMTLALALFSLSTASFANSLCQEKEQDIQREIGYAQKHNNQHRVDGLKKALSEVKANCSDSKLRADHQKKIAEQKDEIAERRRDLQEAKEKGDAEKIAKREKKLKEAQDDLKALEARDY from the coding sequence ATGAAATTCCGCATGACTCTGGCTCTGGCCCTTTTTTCTTTAAGCACAGCATCCTTCGCAAACTCTCTCTGTCAGGAGAAAGAACAGGATATTCAGCGTGAGATCGGTTATGCCCAAAAGCATAACAATCAGCACCGTGTTGATGGTCTTAAAAAAGCGCTGAGCGAAGTGAAAGCGAACTGTTCAGACAGCAAGCTTCGTGCCGACCACCAGAAGAAAATCGCTGAACAGAAGGACGAGATAGCCGAGCGCCGTCGCGACCTGCAGGAAGCGAAAGAGAAAGGGGATGCGGAAAAAATTGCTAAGCGCGAGAAGAAGTTGAAAGAAGCGCAGGATGATCTGAAAGCGCTGGAAGCTCGCGATTATTGA
- the exuR gene encoding transcriptional regulator ExuR has translation MEITEPRRLYQQLAAELKDRIEQGVYLVGDKLPAERFIADEKSVSRTVVREAIIMLEVEGYVEVRKGSGIHVISNLPKHSPVADESLEFASYGPFELLQARQLIESNIAEFAATQVTKQDIMKLMEIQENARKEKCFRDSEWDLQFHVQVALATQNTALAAIVEKMWAQRVHNPYWKKLHDHIDSRTVDNWCDDHDQILKALIRKDPHAAKLAMWQHLENTKQMLFNETSDDFEFNADRYLFADNPVVHLDTASSAAK, from the coding sequence ATGGAAATCACCGAACCACGTCGTTTATATCAACAACTTGCTGCCGAGCTGAAAGATCGCATCGAGCAAGGGGTCTATCTTGTCGGTGATAAACTTCCCGCCGAGCGTTTTATCGCGGATGAAAAAAGCGTGAGCCGTACCGTGGTGCGTGAAGCGATTATCATGCTGGAAGTGGAAGGCTACGTTGAAGTACGCAAAGGCTCCGGCATTCACGTGATTTCTAATCTGCCGAAACACTCTCCCGTCGCGGACGAAAGTCTGGAATTTGCCAGCTATGGCCCGTTTGAGCTGCTCCAGGCTCGCCAGCTGATCGAAAGCAATATTGCTGAGTTTGCAGCCACGCAGGTGACCAAGCAGGACATCATGAAGCTGATGGAGATCCAGGAGAATGCCCGTAAGGAAAAATGTTTCCGCGATTCAGAGTGGGATCTTCAGTTCCACGTTCAGGTCGCCCTGGCAACCCAAAATACGGCCCTGGCGGCAATCGTAGAAAAAATGTGGGCTCAGCGCGTTCACAACCCGTACTGGAAAAAACTGCACGACCATATCGATTCCCGTACCGTCGACAACTGGTGCGACGATCACGACCAAATCCTTAAGGCGCTGATTCGTAAAGATCCGCATGCCGCCAAGCTGGCGATGTGGCAGCACCTGGAAAACACCAAGCAGATGCTGTTCAACGAAACCAGCGATGACTTCGAATTCAACGCTGACCGCTATCTTTTTGCCGATAATCCCGTTGTTCATCTCGATACGGCATCTAGTGCCGCAAAATAG
- a CDS encoding TerC family protein, whose translation MHSVGTPMLWGGFAVVVLIMLAIDLFLQGRRGAHGMSIKQAAAWSLVWVTLSLLFCAAFWWYLASTEGRAVADPQALAFLTGYLIEKALAVDNVFVWLMLFSYFAVPAALQRRVLVYGVLGAIVLRTIMIFAGSWLITQFEWLLYVFGAFLLFTGVKMALAKEDGSAIGDRPLVKWIRGHLRMTDKIESEHFFVRKNGLLFATPLLLVLILVELSDVIFAVDSIPAIFAVTTDPFIVLTSNLFAILGLRAMYFLLAGAAERFSMLKYGLSVILVFIGIKMLIVDFYHIPIAISLGVVFGILIVTLIINTWVNRQHDKKQQVE comes from the coding sequence ATGCATTCTGTCGGCACTCCAATGTTGTGGGGCGGATTCGCGGTTGTCGTGCTCATCATGCTGGCGATCGACCTCTTTTTGCAGGGGCGTCGCGGCGCACACGGCATGAGCATCAAACAGGCTGCGGCCTGGTCTCTGGTGTGGGTCACCCTCTCCCTGCTCTTCTGTGCCGCCTTCTGGTGGTATCTGGCCTCGACCGAAGGCCGCGCGGTGGCCGATCCTCAGGCGCTCGCCTTCCTCACCGGTTATCTGATTGAAAAAGCCCTGGCGGTCGATAACGTCTTCGTCTGGCTGATGCTGTTCAGCTACTTTGCCGTGCCTGCGGCCCTGCAGCGCCGCGTGCTGGTCTACGGCGTGCTGGGTGCCATTGTTCTGCGTACCATCATGATCTTCGCCGGCAGCTGGCTGATCACCCAGTTCGAATGGCTGCTGTACGTCTTCGGCGCTTTCCTGCTGTTCACCGGGGTCAAAATGGCGCTGGCGAAAGAGGACGGCTCCGCGATTGGCGATCGCCCGCTGGTGAAGTGGATCCGTGGGCATCTGCGCATGACCGACAAGATTGAGAGCGAGCATTTCTTCGTGCGCAAGAACGGCCTGCTGTTTGCCACCCCGCTGCTGCTGGTGCTGATTCTGGTTGAGCTGAGCGACGTGATTTTCGCGGTGGACAGCATTCCGGCGATCTTCGCGGTGACCACCGACCCGTTCATCGTCCTGACCTCAAACCTGTTCGCCATCCTCGGCCTGCGTGCGATGTACTTCCTGCTGGCGGGCGCGGCGGAGCGCTTCTCAATGCTGAAGTACGGTCTGTCGGTGATCCTGGTGTTTATCGGTATCAAGATGCTGATCGTCGATTTCTACCATATCCCGATCGCCATTTCGCTCGGCGTGGTGTTTGGCATTCTGATCGTGACGCTGATTATCAATACCTGGGTTAACCGCCAGCACGATAAGAAGCAGCAGGTGGAGTAA
- the sstT gene encoding serine/threonine transporter SstT, with translation MSTQSTGLFARLAQGSLVKQILVGLVLGILLAMVSKPAAEATGLLGTLFVGALKAVAPVLVLMLVMASIANHQHGQKTNIRPILFLYLLGTFSAALTAVVFSFLFPSTLHLTSAAGDITPPSGIVEVLRGLLMSMVSNPITALMSGNYIGILVWAIGLGFALRHGNDTTKNLVNDMSNAVTFMVKLVIRFAPIGIFGLVSSTLATTGFAALWGYAQLLVVLVGCMLLVALVINPLLVFWQIRRNPYPLVLTCLRESGVYAFFTRSSAANIPVNMALAEKLNLDRDTYSVSIPLGATVNMAGAAITITVLTLAAVHTLGIPVDLPTALLLSVVASLCACGASGVAGGSLLLIPLACNMFGIPNEIAMQVVAVGFIIGVLQDSCETALNSSTDVLFTAAACQAEDARLAKNALRG, from the coding sequence ATGAGCACACAATCGACAGGGCTTTTTGCGCGCCTGGCGCAGGGCAGCCTGGTTAAACAAATTCTGGTAGGACTGGTACTAGGTATTCTGCTGGCCATGGTCTCAAAACCTGCAGCGGAAGCCACGGGGCTGCTCGGGACGCTGTTCGTCGGCGCACTTAAAGCGGTCGCGCCGGTTCTGGTTCTGATGCTGGTTATGGCGTCTATCGCCAACCACCAGCACGGACAAAAAACCAACATTCGCCCTATTCTGTTCCTGTATCTTCTGGGAACCTTCTCTGCGGCCTTAACCGCTGTGGTGTTCAGCTTCCTGTTCCCGTCCACACTACATCTGACCAGCGCAGCCGGCGATATCACGCCGCCATCCGGCATTGTAGAAGTGCTTCGCGGCCTGCTGATGAGCATGGTCTCTAACCCCATCACCGCGCTGATGAGCGGAAACTACATTGGCATCCTGGTCTGGGCGATTGGTCTGGGCTTCGCACTGCGTCACGGTAACGACACCACGAAAAACCTGGTGAACGATATGTCCAACGCCGTGACCTTTATGGTGAAGCTGGTGATTCGCTTTGCACCAATCGGGATTTTCGGTCTGGTCTCCTCCACGCTTGCGACCACCGGTTTCGCCGCGCTGTGGGGCTACGCGCAGCTGCTGGTTGTGCTGGTCGGCTGTATGCTGCTGGTGGCGCTGGTGATCAACCCTCTGCTGGTGTTCTGGCAGATCCGCCGCAACCCGTATCCGCTGGTGCTGACCTGCCTGCGCGAGAGCGGCGTTTACGCCTTCTTCACCCGCAGCTCTGCGGCGAACATTCCGGTTAACATGGCGCTGGCGGAGAAGCTGAACCTGGACCGCGATACCTACTCCGTGTCGATCCCGCTGGGCGCAACCGTGAACATGGCGGGTGCGGCGATCACCATTACCGTGCTGACGCTGGCGGCGGTGCATACGCTGGGCATTCCTGTCGATCTGCCAACCGCGCTGCTGCTGAGCGTTGTGGCGTCGCTGTGTGCCTGTGGCGCATCCGGCGTGGCGGGCGGTTCGCTGCTGCTGATCCCCCTGGCATGTAATATGTTCGGTATCCCGAACGAGATTGCGATGCAGGTTGTGGCCGTCGGCTTTATCATCGGCGTCCTGCAGGACTCCTGCGAAACCGCGCTGAACTCCTCTACCGACGTGCTGTTTACCGCAGCGGCCTGTCAGGCGGAAGACGCGCGTTTAGCGAAGAACGCACTGCGCGGTTAA
- the yqjA gene encoding DedA family general envelope maintenance protein YqjA → MELLTQLLHALWAQDFETLANPSMIGMLYFVLFMILFLENGLLPAAFLPGDSLLVLVGVLCAKGAMAFPHTILLLTVAASLGCWVSYIQGRWLGNTRIVQNWLSHLPAHYHQRAHHLFHKHGLSALLIGRFIAFVRTLLPTIAGLSGLSSARFQFFNWMSGLLWVLILTTLGYALGKTPVFMKYEDQLMSCLMLLPVVLLVFGLIGSLVVLWKKKYGARG, encoded by the coding sequence ATGGAACTTTTGACCCAACTACTGCATGCCCTCTGGGCGCAGGATTTTGAAACGCTGGCCAACCCTTCCATGATTGGCATGCTCTATTTCGTCTTGTTTATGATCCTGTTCCTTGAGAACGGTTTGCTGCCTGCTGCCTTCCTGCCCGGTGATAGTTTGCTGGTGCTTGTCGGCGTGCTGTGTGCCAAAGGAGCGATGGCGTTTCCACACACCATTTTATTACTGACCGTTGCGGCCAGCCTCGGCTGCTGGGTGAGCTATATCCAGGGAAGATGGCTGGGCAATACCCGGATCGTCCAGAACTGGCTCTCTCATCTGCCCGCGCATTATCACCAGCGGGCGCACCACCTGTTCCATAAGCACGGGCTTTCCGCGCTGCTGATTGGCCGCTTTATCGCCTTTGTTCGCACCCTGCTGCCCACCATTGCCGGCCTGTCGGGGTTGAGCAGCGCGCGCTTCCAGTTCTTTAACTGGATGAGCGGTCTGCTCTGGGTGCTTATTCTGACGACGCTGGGCTATGCACTGGGTAAAACGCCGGTCTTTATGAAATATGAAGACCAGCTGATGTCCTGCCTGATGCTGCTGCCCGTGGTTCTGCTGGTCTTCGGCCTGATTGGCTCACTGGTTGTCCTGTGGAAAAAGAAATACGGAGCCAGAGGCTGA
- the mzrA gene encoding EnvZ/OmpR regulon moderator MzrA: protein MVISPLALRRFAFAMITLVVLSALLLAWSALSHQESTLAIRPVNQGASVPDGFSVWHHLDANGIRFKSITPQDDVLLIKFDSRAQSAAAKVVLDRTLPHGYIIAQQEDESQPAAWLSLIRDTSHRFG from the coding sequence ATGGTTATCTCACCGCTCGCTCTGCGCCGTTTTGCTTTTGCCATGATTACACTGGTGGTGCTCAGCGCCCTGCTGCTGGCATGGAGCGCGCTTTCGCATCAGGAATCGACGCTGGCCATCCGCCCGGTAAACCAGGGTGCCAGCGTGCCTGACGGTTTTTCCGTCTGGCATCATCTGGATGCGAACGGGATCCGCTTTAAGAGCATCACCCCGCAGGACGATGTTTTACTGATCAAGTTTGATTCCCGTGCGCAAAGTGCCGCCGCGAAAGTGGTGCTCGACCGTACGCTGCCGCACGGGTATATCATTGCTCAGCAGGAAGATGAGAGCCAGCCTGCGGCCTGGCTCTCATTGATTCGCGATACGTCGCATCGGTTTGGATAA
- a CDS encoding phage holin family protein encodes MEDPRHAQGPANNVLGIGQRILTTLVGIAETRVRLAVVELEEEKANLFQMLLMLGLTMLFAAFGLMSLMVLIIWAIDPQYRLNAMIATTVVLLVAALIGGIWTLRKARKSTFLRHTRQELANDRALLEDD; translated from the coding sequence ATGGAAGATCCTCGTCACGCACAAGGGCCTGCTAACAACGTCCTCGGCATCGGCCAGCGTATTTTAACGACGCTGGTCGGGATTGCCGAAACGCGCGTCCGGCTGGCAGTGGTCGAGCTGGAGGAGGAGAAAGCGAACCTCTTCCAGATGCTGCTGATGCTCGGGCTGACCATGCTCTTCGCCGCGTTTGGTCTGATGAGCCTGATGGTGCTAATCATCTGGGCCATCGATCCGCAGTATCGTCTTAACGCGATGATTGCCACCACCGTCGTTCTGCTGGTCGCAGCGTTGATAGGCGGTATCTGGACGCTGCGTAAAGCGCGCAAGTCTACTTTCCTGCGCCATACGCGTCAGGAGCTCGCGAACGATCGCGCCCTGCTGGAGGATGACTAG
- a CDS encoding MFS transporter translates to MRKIKGLRWYMIALVTLGTVLGYLTRNTVAAAAPTLMEELHISTQQYSYIIAAYSAAYTIMQPVAGYVLDILGTKIGYAFFAIAWAVFCGATALAGSWGGLALARGAVGAAEAAMIPAGLKASSEWFPAKERSIAVGYFNVGSSIGAMIAPPLVVWAIVMHSWQMAFIISGVLSFAWAMAWLIFYKHPRDQKKLSEEEREYIIGGQEAQHQTNNGKKMTVWQILGTRQFWGIALPRFLAEPAWGTFNAWIPLFMFKVYGFNLKEIAMFAWMPMLFADLGCIVGGYLPPLFQRWFGVNLIVSRKMVVTMGALLMIGPGMIGLFTSPYVAIALLCIGGFAHQSLSGALITLSSDVFGRNEVATANGLTGMAAWTASTMFALVVGALADTIGFSPLFAVLAIFDLMGAVVIWTVLKSKSAEELAKESLGKPATQS, encoded by the coding sequence ATGCGTAAAATTAAAGGGTTACGTTGGTATATGATCGCACTGGTGACGTTAGGTACCGTGCTGGGCTACCTGACGCGTAACACCGTGGCAGCAGCAGCGCCAACGTTGATGGAAGAGCTGCATATCTCCACGCAGCAATACTCCTACATCATTGCCGCCTATTCCGCGGCTTATACCATCATGCAGCCTGTTGCTGGCTATGTGCTGGACATTCTCGGTACCAAAATCGGTTATGCCTTCTTCGCCATCGCCTGGGCGGTGTTCTGCGGTGCAACCGCGCTGGCAGGCAGCTGGGGTGGACTGGCGCTGGCTCGTGGTGCGGTCGGTGCGGCTGAAGCTGCGATGATCCCGGCGGGCCTGAAGGCCAGCTCCGAGTGGTTCCCGGCAAAAGAGCGTTCCATTGCGGTCGGCTACTTCAACGTAGGCTCGTCCATCGGGGCAATGATTGCACCGCCGCTGGTGGTGTGGGCTATCGTGATGCACAGCTGGCAGATGGCGTTCATCATCTCTGGCGTGCTGAGCTTTGCCTGGGCGATGGCGTGGCTGATTTTCTATAAACACCCGCGCGATCAGAAAAAGCTCTCCGAAGAAGAACGCGAATACATTATTGGCGGTCAGGAAGCGCAGCATCAGACCAACAACGGCAAAAAAATGACCGTCTGGCAGATCCTGGGCACCCGTCAGTTCTGGGGTATCGCACTGCCGCGTTTCCTGGCTGAACCGGCCTGGGGTACCTTTAACGCGTGGATCCCCCTGTTCATGTTTAAAGTCTACGGCTTTAACCTGAAAGAGATCGCGATGTTCGCCTGGATGCCAATGCTGTTCGCTGACCTGGGCTGTATCGTGGGCGGCTACCTGCCACCGCTGTTCCAGCGCTGGTTTGGGGTGAACCTGATTGTTTCCCGTAAAATGGTAGTGACCATGGGCGCACTGCTGATGATTGGCCCGGGCATGATCGGCCTGTTCACCAGCCCGTACGTCGCCATTGCCCTGCTGTGCATCGGTGGCTTTGCGCACCAGTCCCTGTCCGGCGCGCTGATTACGCTCTCGTCTGACGTCTTTGGTCGTAACGAAGTGGCAACCGCCAACGGCCTGACCGGCATGGCCGCCTGGACCGCGAGCACCATGTTTGCACTGGTGGTCGGCGCGCTGGCGGATACCATCGGCTTCAGCCCGCTGTTCGCGGTGCTGGCGATCTTCGACCTGATGGGTGCGGTGGTTATCTGGACGGTGCTGAAAAGCAAATCGGCAGAGGAGCTGGCGAAAGAGTCCCTCGGGAAACCGGCGACGCAGAGTTAG
- a CDS encoding Gfo/Idh/MocA family protein yields MIRFAVIGTNWITRQFVDAAHETGKLKLTAVYSRSLEQAQSFANDYLVEHLFTSLDEMAQSDAIDAVYIASPNSLHFPQTKLFLSHKKHVICEKPLASNIQEVEAAIALARENQVVLFEAFKTASLPNFLLLQQSLPKIGKVRKAFINYCQYSSRYQRYLDGENPNTFNPAFSNGSIMDIGFYCLASAVALWGEPHGVTATASLLESGVDAHGLAVLDYGDFSVTLQHSKVSDSVLPSEIQGEAGSLVIEKISECQKVSFVPRGGKAQELTQPQHINTMLYEAEVFARLVEDNEVNHPGLAVSRTTAKLQTEIRRQTGVVFPADGVGAEAIA; encoded by the coding sequence ATGATACGTTTCGCAGTCATTGGTACGAACTGGATCACACGCCAGTTCGTCGACGCCGCCCACGAAACCGGCAAACTTAAACTTACCGCAGTCTATTCCCGCAGCCTTGAGCAGGCGCAGAGTTTTGCTAACGACTACCTCGTTGAGCATCTCTTCACTTCGCTTGATGAGATGGCGCAAAGCGACGCCATTGATGCGGTGTATATCGCCAGCCCGAACTCCCTGCACTTCCCGCAGACAAAGCTATTTCTCAGCCACAAAAAGCATGTGATTTGCGAGAAGCCGCTGGCGTCAAATATCCAGGAAGTGGAAGCGGCCATTGCGCTTGCCCGCGAAAACCAGGTGGTGCTGTTCGAAGCGTTCAAAACCGCCAGCCTGCCGAATTTCCTGCTGCTGCAGCAGTCCCTGCCGAAAATTGGCAAAGTGCGTAAAGCCTTTATCAACTACTGCCAGTACTCGTCGCGCTACCAGCGCTACCTGGACGGCGAAAACCCGAACACCTTTAACCCGGCCTTCTCGAACGGCTCGATTATGGATATCGGCTTCTACTGCCTTGCCTCCGCAGTGGCGCTGTGGGGCGAACCGCACGGCGTGACCGCCACCGCCAGCCTGCTGGAGAGCGGCGTGGATGCGCACGGCTTAGCGGTGCTGGACTACGGTGATTTCAGCGTCACGCTGCAGCACTCCAAGGTGAGCGATTCCGTGCTGCCTAGCGAAATTCAGGGCGAAGCGGGCTCGCTGGTTATCGAGAAGATCTCCGAGTGCCAGAAAGTGAGCTTTGTGCCGCGCGGCGGCAAAGCGCAGGAGCTGACGCAGCCTCAGCATATTAACACTATGCTCTATGAGGCAGAGGTCTTCGCCCGTCTGGTGGAAGACAACGAAGTGAATCACCCAGGCCTCGCGGTAAGCCGCACCACGGCGAAGCTGCAAACGGAGATCCGCCGCCAGACCGGCGTGGTGTTCCCGGCAGACGGCGTAGGCGCGGAAGCGATCGCGTAA
- a CDS encoding UxaA family hydrolase, with translation MQYIKIHSLDNVAVALADLTEGTSVTFDGQSVTLRQAIGRGHKFALIPIAKGENVVKYGLPIGHALADIAPGEYIHSHNTRTNLSDLDEYSYQPDFQAEAGQAADREVQIYRRASGEVGIRNELWILPTVGCVNGIARQIQTRFLKETNDAEGTDGVHLFSHTYGCSQLGDDHINTRTMLQNMVRHPNAGAVLVIGLGCENNQVDAFRDTLGEFDPERVHFMVCQHQDDEVEAGIEQLHQLYDVMRHDRREPGKLSELKFGLECGGSDGLSGITANPMLGRFSDYVIANGGTTVLTEVPEMFGAERILMSHCRDEETFEKTVTMVNDFKQYFIAHNQPIYENPSPGNKAGGITTLEEKSLGCTQKAGASQVVDVLRYGERLKTHGLNLLSAPGNDAVATSALAGAGCHMVLFSTGRGTPYGGFVPTVKIATNSELAAKKKHWIDFDAGQLIHGKAMPQLLTEFVDAIVEFANGKQTCNEKNDFRELAIFKSGVTL, from the coding sequence ATGCAATACATCAAAATCCATTCGCTGGATAACGTTGCCGTCGCGCTGGCTGATTTGACCGAAGGAACGAGCGTCACGTTCGACGGTCAGTCGGTCACGTTGCGCCAGGCTATTGGGCGTGGACACAAGTTTGCCCTGATCCCCATTGCGAAAGGGGAGAACGTGGTGAAGTACGGTTTGCCCATCGGTCATGCGCTGGCGGATATTGCGCCGGGTGAATATATTCACTCCCACAATACCCGCACCAATCTGAGCGATCTGGACGAGTACAGCTATCAACCTGATTTCCAGGCGGAAGCCGGGCAGGCGGCAGATCGTGAGGTGCAGATCTACCGTCGCGCCAGCGGCGAGGTGGGGATCCGCAACGAGCTTTGGATCCTCCCGACCGTCGGCTGCGTGAACGGGATTGCGCGTCAGATCCAGACGCGTTTTCTGAAAGAGACCAACGATGCTGAAGGCACTGACGGCGTACATTTGTTCAGCCACACCTACGGCTGCTCGCAGCTCGGCGACGACCACATCAATACCCGCACCATGCTGCAAAACATGGTGCGTCACCCGAACGCGGGCGCGGTGCTGGTGATTGGCCTGGGCTGCGAAAACAACCAGGTGGACGCCTTCCGCGACACGCTGGGCGAGTTCGACCCTGAGCGCGTGCATTTTATGGTGTGTCAGCATCAGGACGACGAAGTGGAAGCGGGCATTGAGCAGCTTCATCAGCTGTATGACGTGATGCGCCACGACAGGCGCGAGCCGGGCAAGCTGAGCGAGCTGAAGTTTGGGCTGGAGTGCGGCGGGTCTGATGGCCTGTCCGGGATCACCGCCAACCCAATGCTGGGCCGTTTCTCAGACTACGTAATCGCCAACGGCGGCACCACGGTGCTTACCGAAGTGCCGGAAATGTTTGGCGCGGAACGTATTCTGATGAGCCACTGCCGTGACGAAGAGACCTTTGAGAAGACCGTCACTATGGTGAACGACTTCAAACAGTACTTCATTGCCCACAATCAGCCGATTTATGAGAACCCGTCGCCGGGCAACAAGGCGGGCGGGATCACCACGCTGGAAGAGAAATCCCTCGGCTGCACTCAGAAAGCGGGCGCGAGCCAGGTGGTTGACGTGCTGCGCTACGGCGAGCGCCTGAAAACGCACGGTCTGAACCTGCTGAGCGCACCGGGCAACGATGCGGTCGCCACCAGCGCGCTGGCGGGTGCTGGCTGCCATATGGTGCTGTTCAGCACCGGGCGCGGTACGCCGTACGGCGGTTTTGTGCCGACGGTGAAAATCGCCACCAACAGCGAGCTGGCGGCGAAGAAAAAGCACTGGATCGATTTTGATGCGGGTCAGCTGATCCACGGCAAAGCCATGCCGCAGCTGCTGACGGAGTTCGTGGACGCTATCGTGGAATTTGCTAACGGTAAGCAGACCTGCAACGAGAAGAATGATTTCCGCGAGCTGGCGATTTTTAAGAGCGGTGTGACGCTTTAA
- a CDS encoding DUF883 family protein produces the protein MSKDTTSEHLRAELKSLADTLEEVLNSSADKSKEEVSKLRSKAEQALKESRYRLGETGDALAKQTREAAARADEYVRDNPWTGVGIGAAVGVVLGVLLTRR, from the coding sequence ATGTCAAAAGATACGACGTCTGAACATCTGCGCGCTGAACTGAAATCCCTGGCCGATACCCTTGAAGAGGTGCTGAACTCCTCTGCTGACAAGTCAAAAGAAGAGGTCAGCAAACTGCGCAGCAAGGCGGAGCAGGCGCTGAAAGAGAGCCGCTATCGCCTGGGTGAAACCGGTGATGCACTGGCGAAACAGACCCGCGAAGCGGCTGCGCGCGCGGACGAATATGTGCGTGATAATCCATGGACGGGTGTAGGGATTGGTGCCGCAGTGGGTGTGGTACTGGGTGTCCTTCTGACGCGTCGTTGA